AAAGTAAGGCACAAGCAAACTAAAAGACTGCATGGAACATTTCAGTTTTGTGAATAGCTTGAAGTAATGTTATTCAATTTTGTGGCTTTTAAGCATCCCTCTTTGCATTTGTTCATCTGTACATCTGCTTTTCCATCCATCTATCTTACCAAAAGTCTAAGTGTTGGTCCATCTGTCAGTCCATCTGTCTATTGGTGTATCTGTCTATTGGCCCATCTGTCCATCTATCACCTGTCTGTCTGTCTATTGGTCCATCTGTCAATCTATCATTAAAAGTTTTGTCTGTCTGTCTATTGGTCCATGTATTGTCTGTCAGTCTTCCTGTCCATTGGTCCATCTATCCATCTCTCTGTCAGTCAATTGGTCCACCTATCaactgtctgtctgtctgtctgtctgtctgtctatTGGTCCATCTCTCCATCTATCCATCTGTCTGTTTGTCAGAGTGCCAGTGAATTGTCTGTCTATCCACTGATCTGTTCAAACATCTGTctggccaatgaaaatgcttctaacaaaactacaacttttttccaacatttttttccaaaaatactAATCAGCTCCATTTACTACCATGTTACCATTTGAACACTGATGGTCCACGGACTTGCAGCTCTCCTTCCTTTCCGTCCTGGCCTGGGGATACACAAGACTCACTTTCGTTCCCTTGGACTATCACCtgtaatataaataataaagcaGGGAATTCAATAGAAGCCGGCAAGCGGCAAATTTCACTGCTTATTTCCCAAATCATTGCTGCCTACTttctatattaaattttagtcattactgttattacttaatatatatttagttctgaatttgatgccagaaatgaaggaaaaatttacaaatctgtatattaattttaatgagcAAAAGCAATGATTTCTGCACCCTCCGGAGGCCcccaaaatacattttttattttagtacAAATTCCATACCATTCTCTGTGGAACAACAACATGAAGTCCAATTACAGGATAGGCAGCTCAGAAAATTTTCAGTGCTCCCTTCACATCACACATCTTGTGCgcctgtgtgtgtgtgtgtattttgCCTGCTCTTTTACTTCTTGTTCAAATGATGTTGAGATTAGTTGCAGTCTACATAGAGATGTGGGTTTTTAAAAGTATCTCTAAGAAACTCTCTCTaggaaaaagttttcttaaCAAGGATTGATGACTTCCATGGCTGACAAGATCAGATCACTATGCACCCCTTACAGTTTGCCATTGTCATCCTTTCAGCTCCTTCTTTGCCTGCGCCAATGTAATGGTATTTAAAGTGCTTTGCAGAGCTTCCAATAACTAGTTCACATACTCTACAACTGAGCTAATAGCCCATTACATTAGCTTAACCCAATACCTTATACTCACCTCATTTTTGCTGTCTATAAGACGGACCTCTGTCCCAGGAAGTGGCGTGCCAACACATCCCTAACAGAAAAAGAACCATTGCAAAGACTTTGCTGTAGATTCCACCAACTAAGGACTGGTCTGTTCTTACAGTAGGTTAAAGTGCATCTAagcacaaatatatttttttggtaaaatccATCCTTTCACCTGTTCAAAATGCGTAGCAGTTTGTGATGTCAAATCAAGAATAGACCACCGCCCCTTCTGACTCAATcatgaaacaataataattactgatcCCTAGTTTTTCCAAAGCTTCAAGCAAAgtcaatatttgttttaaaaaaaggtaTGTTTTCAAAGAGTCACAGAGGTTAGAGTGTATCTTACCCTAGCTAGTTGGAATGAGCTGTGAACCACTGTTTCACCACAATGAGGCAGACTGCCTATGTTTGCTTTGTattatgattggctaattttagTAAATTCCGATTAATTTTGCAGCAAATGCTCAAGACCTTTTGTAAAGATAAAAGTGGCAAACTTATCTTACAGGCATTCTTGGTCCATTTAACGGATTGGACAAAGCCATTCCTATCTCGGTCATTCCGTATCTTTCCAATAAGGTGTGACCTGAAATTTAAACCAAATTGTTTACCAACTCGCCTTCCATGTCCGGCAGCTTGCCTCATGTGGGAGCTTAAACAAGGTTGAATACAATGACTTTCACGTCCTAGTCATTTGGTTTCCAAATTGTGTGCTACCCATTAGCATTGCATGCTAACATTCACCCTGCCAGCAGAGCCCTTTTTAactcgacaagaaagaaaggacTCTGCAGAAATCATGTTGTCTTTACTGAGTATGCACAAGGCATTGCTTGGAgacagtttaaaaaaaaaaaaactaaaattttgctCCAAAATAAAGGGGTGCTCCACAAGTGGCACACATTTTTGTCCAGCTCCATGTAGCAGTCTGACAAAATGACAATGAAGAAATACCAAATTGAAGCTTTTGTaaggaataaggccttaagtgacttttggtgcaatgtcaaattctcctagtcattcacaactgaatacaaggaaatttggaaggagaatctggtaatttatcagaagtcacttaaggcttttctccaggtacccctgcaattgaTACGATTTCTATCTAAGGTTATCTGACCTCTAGTGGTTTAAGTGAGACCTCCAAATTTCTCACTTGTGACCCTGCATGAGGTGTCTCTCTGATACTAATGTAACGCTGGCCACAACCCCAACCAAGTTGTggtaaatgaaaattaattcttaGGCTTATGCCTGGAGCATTAAAGGACACCTCATGACACCTATACAAACAAGCCTGAATCTCATCATGTGGCTGCACTGGACATGTCTAGTGTTGATCTCACCTGCTATATCTTGCCATTCTTTCATTACAGGTTCTGGTAGAGCAGCCGACCCTGAGACCATGAGCCTTAAAAACAAGTAAAAGCTTAAAGAATGCATTGGGTTACCAGGTTTGATATGGGCTTAAAGTAAAGTTTTCATGCGCACGTCTACTTGTGACTGGTGGCAAGTTCTCAGTCACCAAGCACTGTAACAAATCTTGGTCGCCAAAAGTGCCCTCTGCTCCACTAAAAAAGCAGCTCATTTGCTTTGATCAGGGATGAAAGTTGGTTATCAGAAAATTCAGTTAAATGATATGGATAGGACAAAATATAAGGCACCTATTGGAAAATACATATGCctcaaaattttactttcaatcaCTTTCTCTGAACATCATATTTAGCCATGTCTGATCTCCAGCACTCAATTTTTAGTCACACTGGGGACCAGGAAGGGATAATTTCACACCCTGTTCAAATTCTGGCCAAActaacactcagggtcttcaTAATAAGTAACTTAAGAGAAAGAGTTGCCTGTGATTtatcaaaagaaaattcttctCACCTGAATTGCTGGCATTTggcttttatttcatttttttcttggtcaGTCAAGTTGGCTGCCTTGTGATGCTGTATTAGTTTGCTGTAAATAGTTGGTACAGCCATGAATAGTGAAGGACGGGGATTGTTACCTGATAGCAACGTCCATACCTATACAAATATCCGGGTGTAATGAAAGGTAAGGGACGGAACAACTTGTGGAATAGAAGTTAACATTATTACTGTTAATGCACTTGCTGAAAAATCtgggaaaaattgaaagtgaaaagaaaatacaaaattctAGTAGACCTTGCACTAAACAGCAGCCAGACATACTTCAGCCCttctctggtttaaaatgaatgtaacTAACGAAGTTTTGATTGAGGACCAAATGCTTGCAAACTCCTGGCTGGTGTCTTCATCATGCACGATTTAaagtaactttttaagttttcaatggctactctatctatcgaccaatcaaaacactcgccaaagtttttgaattttcaaccgACTAAAAAcgatcacttgactctgaaaaTGGCTTCTTCACATTGCCTAAACatcagtcgccaacaacagtccttttcaggACTCCAACCACCCAGATGATCAAGGTTTTTAGGTTTTGTTCATTGTCCAACTGGAACAGTAATCTAAACAGCAGCCCCTCAAAAATTAGAAAGCCTCCAAAATCAACCACTTTACTTGTGCACTTGTAGTCAACAGATACAACTTACAACTTAGACAGCTTGGTTTAGAGGTTGTCAACAagtttgacaccaaattttgCTTGTAAGAACTCAAGTTCACTCTTAGActttaaaagatattttatgGCGTTGATGAAATTTGACTGCAAATCACATATTGTGCATTTCTGAAGTGATGAATCACATCAAATACATCAAAAAATGGAATACCTTGTCTGGTTCAAACTTTGGAAGCATGTGGCAAGTTGCACCCACCCAAAGTGGACAGAGAAGAACATTCACTATTCCATGAACATGATGGAGTGGAAGACAATGAATAATGTAATCATCTTGATTCCATTCCCATGCCTTAACCAGTGAAGTGATCTGCGATCTAGGAATGAATTCTCGATAGACAGAAATCTCCTAATGTTTTAGAAGACACCAATGCAAATCTCCTACTGAAATCtcagagaaccaacaaacaatGCAAAACACACATAAACTATTGGTCACGAAAGAGAGAAAGAACACAAATGAATGAGCCCAGAAGAGATCTCCCCAACGGCGAGGCTAaagtacaggtcacaggtcacaggtcacaggtcattgttgtACCAATACAGAGAGTATctcaaacacttgtaaaagctaaccttaggcctaacattttctgtttaggcctaattaggcctaaggttagcttttacaagtgtttgggatactttctgtattggtaaaacaatgacctgtgacctgtacttTAGCCCCGTCGTCTCCCCAAGCCAAACAACTTTTCCCACTTTACACTGGAATTCCACTCATATGAATACTCCAAAAACTTATTTCAAATTACCTCAAGTTTCCATGGGTTACCAAAACTCCTTTGGGTTTTCCCGTTGTTCCACTTGTGTAAACAATCATGGCGTCTCGTTCATCAAAGTTCGATTCACCTTGTTCCAATAAAGTCAAATCTTCATTCGTTTCATCCTCCGTGGTATCCGTCAAAAACATAACATCGACTTCGTCTTTCTTGGCAATTGGTTCTAGTTTAGACGCAAACTCGCTGGCTGATACAAGGATGCTCGCGTCGCAGTCCTTGATTGTGTACTCGTACATGTTTACGGGATGGGAGTCACAGAGTGGAACCGCAATGCCACCGTTTCTCCATATTGCCCACAAAGTTGCGACATACAAAACATCGTTCGGACAAAGAAAGGTCACGCAGCATCCTTCGAGGTCTTTCCTACAAGTTCTTTGCAATATACTTTTCCCAATGCTCTGACTCAACTTCAGAAGAGAAGCGTATGAGTAGGTTCCATTCGAGTCAACAATTGCGACTCGTTCGCGAAAAGCCCTCGCTCTCAAAAATACAGTGGAATTGAGAGCCTTTCCACTAGTCCAGATTGGAATAGATAAAACTATGCCTCTTGCATGTATGGAAGGGAAAAGCGCATCTCTGAAATGAAGGGAAAGATGATTATTTCTCGGAATATACCGAAGTCTGTTCAACACAGCCGCCATTTTCCTTTCTCAAATTATCATTTTCCATCAGGCGTTTCTGAAAGAATGCGACAGCCTGGGCTTCAACCAAACTTTGTATGTTATTCCAGAGTTTGAAGCAGGTTTTTCTCACATTTTTTCTAAAACGTTTTATccgtaaattattattttcttcctaCATTCTCATTCACCGTTGTAAAATTAGTTACCAACATCTTTTAACTCGTTCAAAGCCGTTAGCTGCACGAGTCTAAGGGCGTTTaccaaaaaagaaagcgaCGGTCGACGATCATGCTCCGAGTTCTTCCCCGAGAATGTTCCGGAAACAAATCGAATTGTCTCCGGATCTGAGCATATGCTTGAAAAAGTACATTTAAGTTGCGCCTTAATTGCTTCAAAGAATTGTTCACTAGCACGATCAAAAAGGCTTTTTGTAGCCTCTTGTTGTTGGTCAGTGATGAACATCTCTTGCTCGAGAAAAGCAAAACCACAGAGAGCACTCGTCCCGCGGGTTTTTTGGTCTCGTCCGAATCAAACCCTGATTTAACTTGATATTGTTCAAGTTATAATTTGTAGCCTCGCTATTTAGGAGAACTTGTGCTCGATTCTACAAGGGCCGCGTTTACTGGGTCAGTTGCCTTCTCTAATTCGAGAGAGAGAAGTTTCTTCCCAAGGAGTTCAAGTCTCCTCTctaaccaaaaaccaacaactcATTAGACttgatttgacttgatttagTTTGACttatcagtgccgtagcaaggggtggggccgggggggccgggggggcccgtgcccccccagttttttttcctaaaaagtaaaaacagacctgtataaaatgttaaaaataaaatattatcaagcaactgtttgggaagttttcaaaaaacgacctgccgatgaagtctatagactttgcctctaaggcaactcagaataACTACGaaattactatgatgactctgaaaggtgaaacatttgctggtttcaagatacagagatatatagacggttttctattttgtaattgacgttgcaagtgttatactctgaatgtgcattggtttgctgagacagtgtacgaagtaaataattcgcgatatgcgtaaatcacaattagctcttggagaacgctggaaatagcatttccaagcctctagatttcaaaattttctgggggagcatgcccccacacccccctagcggctcgcgcctccgccgctcgcgtgcccccccacttatattacccctgctacggcactgcttaTAGTCTTCTCAATTAATAGGCCCTTGTGCTGAGTTTTATATCTCAAATGAGTGACCATCAGGTAGAATGGAACAGGAATAATTCAGTGACAAGAAATTTATGTCATCCACCCCCCAGATATTAACCAAGACATGTGAAATAACAATTCAAACAATGAATAGTTTGCAAAGGAGCCATGGTATTTACCCTGGCATTTCTACAAGGAGCCAGCTTTCAAAAAACCGGATTTGAAGTCTCTGCAAGCAGCTGAAAACTTAAGTGATTGAAAGTTTTTACAATACTGCTTCCTCTAAAAACGAGTAAATTGTTTACTTTTATGAACAGACCAACATCTGTTCGACTTAGAGTTGGCTCGCGATGAACTACGCAGAGTAAACATGACCGCCTAAAATGTccatatttctttcttctcttaaGATGCCATGGAACAAACATCgagaaatgcaaacaaaactAAATGCCAGCAATGTTTCCGGAGCTTCCGTCGTTAAAGCACTTTGTACATGAAGAGAACAGTTCTAT
The DNA window shown above is from Acropora palmata chromosome 7, jaAcrPala1.3, whole genome shotgun sequence and carries:
- the LOC141885852 gene encoding malonate--CoA ligase ACSF3, mitochondrial-like, with product MAAVLNRLRYIPRNNHLSLHFRDALFPSIHARGIVLSIPIWTSGKALNSTVFLRARAFRERVAIVDSNGTYSYASLLKLSQSIGKSILQRTCRKDLEGCCVTFLCPNDVLYVATLWAIWRNGGIAVPLCDSHPVNMYEYTIKDCDASILVSASEFASKLEPIAKKDEVDVMFLTDTTEDETNEDLTLLEQGESNFDERDAMIVYTSGTTGKPKGVLVTHGNLRSQITSLVKAWEWNQDDYIIHCLPLHHVHGIVNVLLCPLWVGATCHMLPKFEPDKVWTLLSGNNPRPSLFMAVPTIYSKLIQHHKAANLTDQEKNEIKAKCQQFRLMVSGSAALPEPVMKEWQDIAGHTLLERYGMTEIGMALSNPLNGPRMPGCVGTPLPGTEVRLIDSKNEVIVQGNESESCVSPGQDGKEGELQVRGPSVFKCYWNKPEATAESFTVDGWFKTGDTAMYQDGIFRILGRTSVDIIKSGGHKISALEVERHLLTHNDIIDCAVVGKLDPVWGEVVAAIITVSPGQKMCLSDLKTWASGQMIPYHIPTVLLVVDELPRNAMGKVNKKELLAAYFIEDRGANV